CCCGTGGACGCTGGAGGAGGACCTCATCCTCGTCAGCTACATCTCCCAGAACGGCGAAGGCTCCTGGGACAACCTCGCGCGCTCCGCCGGTAAGCTACGACGCTCCATGCCCCTTTCTTGTTGCTGCAAGTTGTTCGATCGGGTTTGATCGATCGTAGCTTAATCACCTCGACTCTGTGATGTACCACAAATTCAGGGCTGAACCGGAACGGGAAGAGCTGCAGGCTGCGGTGGCTCAACTACCTGAGGCCAGGGGTGCGGCGGGGCAGCATCACGCCGGAGGAGGACATCGTGATCCGGGAGCTCCACTCCCGGTGGGGGAACAGGTGGTCCAAGATCGCCAAGCACCTCCCCGGCAGGACGGACAACGAGATCAAGAACTACTGGAGGACCAAGATACACAGGAAGCCACGCAGGAGCCAGCTGcaggagccggagccggagccctGCGAGGACGCCATGGCCACCAGCGAGTCGGCCTCGGCGTCGAGCAGCCAGAGCCTCAGCCAGGCCAGCTCCACCGTCTGGGACGAGCACATGCAGACCAGCAGCAGCTTCCCTCACCCCGAGCTCCTgggctccgtcgccgccgccgaccaccaccTCGGAATGGCCGTCCTGGAcgaggtcgccgccgagcACTTCATCCCGCCGGAGTTCACCTTCAGTGAGGGCTTGATCGACTTCGTGGACAACTTCTGGGAGACGATGCCTGTTTCAGACATGGTGTGACGGCGCCAcacaaacgaaaaaaaaacgcGCGCGCACTGCAGCAACCAGCTAGTACTATAGCAGTACAGCATTATAGGCGCCTATAGAGAGAGTATGTTCGATACAggaatcgatcgatcaacgACGTTCCTATGCTTGTAGTTGTAGACGGTTGTTTCGGAAACTTGATCtcgttttccttttattttttttctgttgtcCCCGGGTGAACTGAATTTTTTGGCGAGGTTAAAAGCTCTGTACTGATCTGAGGTTCTTGAACTTCAGACGTTGCAACTACAAGCTAATTAATTGAGAGAAGTAGTAGATGGAAATCTGTAATAACCTATGTTTTTGACAACACGTACTCCACGTTGTTATATTTGCATCACTGAACGTGTTGCTCTCCGCTCTACTGAGATTTCATTCTGTTTACACGTTCCTGGTTCTGCTGAGGTATGAACGGCTGAACACGGTTAGCAATTAGCAAATGCATGTGCTCTTTTGATTGCTGACATGTTCAATCTATCGGCGGCTCACTGCGTTCTATATGCCCTTATAaaccaaagtttaaaattttttaatttaaatttagaattttttggaattttttaatcttagcttttaaatcactaagaacacgtgtataaaatataaaagttttatttataaattatttttagtctgcGGTTACCCCTTATGAAATCTGAAAATTGGCGACCTTCTCGCCATGCCCTCGTGTCTGATTTCTGATCTCATGCTAACTGTCATGTGTCAACATCGGCAGCACATGACTTCGTGTTTGGATAGGAAGCACGGAAGCATTTGCGAAAGGCAATCTAAGGGCATCGATCCAGTCTAATGATGTCTGCGCTGGACTTTGTATTTAGTTTTTGAGGTAATCCAAGAAATTTTCTTCTttgatcaaaaaataaaaaaacaaaaaatatgccCTCTGCacgcacaatatgtttttttagagcatttttcctatccttAAGAATGTACTACGGGATACCACCGTTTTCTatggtaaaatttggtaccttttgCTATCTATCAAGGGGtaccaaatttatatagaaaacagtgttaccttctcaagaatgaaaaaatgttcttttttaaCGACATAAACTCTGACCTATAGGTTTTTTAGAGGATCTCAACTTCCAGCCAAGTCTTATACATACAAGTTTTTAcaaatatctcgaggtaccacatttattagtgtaaaaatttagtacgtTAAGGTATAATGTACATTaggataccaaaaattttttttaccttaagatattttttaaggacgataaaaaaaccctataCATCAAGTCGGGTGTCAAGTGTCCAAAGAAGTACCCCTATGTTACAAAATATAGTCTTGTCACCGTAGCACATGAATAAAACCGACTTACATTATGTACCAGAGGCAGTATAACAATCATAGTATACAAAAAATGCTGAATTCGCATGACACTACTTAATGTGACTAGAACATACATAagggccctgtttagttttcaaaatttttcgtaaaaacatcacattaaatctttgaacacctaaatggagcattaaacgtagatgaaaaaactaattgtacaattaggatagaaatcgtgagatgaattttttgagcctaattagtccatgataagccataagtgttacagtaacccaccggtgctaatgatggattaattaattttaggctcaaaagattcgtctcacggtttccagacgagctatagaattcgtttttcattcgtggTCAAAAACATCTTTTGAAATATGATCAAACGTCTAATGTAacaccaaaaaattttttttcacgaacTTTTACTCAATTTCAGTCACCTAGATTTATTCATGAGAAGCTCGTTTGCTTCTCTAGTCACGATAGCGATATGCTAAATTTAGTTTCTCGAATGGATAGGAGAGGCCGTTTTAGGCTTCAGCATGAGTGACGACTAGGGCCTAGAAATTGGTTTATAGCTAGGGCAGTGGTGGCACCAGCTCACCaacaggagagagagggggtgaTGGCGGCAGGTGACTTTTTTACTGGGCTTGATCGGTCCAGGGTAAATTTAAccaatataaatagaaaaggtGAAATAATAAGAATACGTGTACATAGAGtccataaaaaatgttttcaagAGGTTGAATTAGATgtaaattttctttgtttttctccaCAACCAGtgaaaatgtaaattttgctttatttttctatgctCCGTTATTACAAGCCAAATAACACTTATAGGAATTATTTCTTAGAAATCTAAATTCCTTTCTCCCCCAAAAATGAATGAGCCCTAAGTGGTTATCAAATATCAACAGAGGGCCGTAGTTGATATAAAGTTATAGGTTGTGTTATTGTCTAGAGCCTCTTCTTTATAGCTGATGCATGGTGGataaaaaagttgattttaggataatTATTATTGTAGAACACAAATGAACACATTAAATATGAGAAAGtttaaagtttgtttttttttaaaaaaagtagtgATCGAAAGTATTTTACTCTTAGGAGCTTAGAAAGTGTGCATGTAATAATCAATCATACATAAGCTGAAAAACCACATTCGATATAACGTTGAAGTGATGACAGGCATCACCATGTATTGCGGGCACCTCAACTTTTCGTTTAtgcatatgcttataaatgcttataagtaaaaatttaaatttcaaccttCAATGtgtagttgattttaggggttcttttaccaaaatttatttttttagttttggcttttagatagtcaagaatacatatataaattttttatttataaattatttgttatgtgcaaatatgtcgtttaatttttttttcatgaaacacCGATCAATCGCCCCGAGAGCCTGATCAGTGCAGAAAGACTCACTAGCTCTGTCATCCTACACTTGCAGGGAAAGAAATGAACGCGGAATCACTACTTTAGTTGTTAGGCAAGCTTCTTGCCGCTCTTTGCCTTTCTATCCAAACTTCTGCATTCGCTGAGTGATCACCAAATGTAGAAGTGGGCATCATAGATTTCCAGTGTAATGCTTGAAATGGGAAATTAGACACGAGGTTATAAGCAGGGCTAATCATGGAATTGTACGAGTTGTCGGTTTCATTGAATAAAATACTTTGCTAGGTTGAGAGAACATGTGCACATGGATAACGCATTTGTTTTTCGAAAGCATGCAGCAAAGCAATGGAGGTCTAGCATGTTGTGATTGAACACAATCAATTTTGTgacgatatttttttagacaagGATTTCATTCTAGCctttactttaaatatgatataactaattattataGAGTTTGTAGGTTGAACAATTGCGAATTACAAAATTGCAACTTGATTATGAAGAAAAAAGTACTTAGAAGACAGACCTAAAGACAGAATACCACATATTACTAAACTTCTATGTTGGTTGACGATAAACCGCATAATTATTGTTTCACCATCGACTTGCAACTTATATATAATCACTACAACAAAAATGAGCTCTAGATACCCTTTTTAATTACTGTAAAGAGTCCCATAAGTTTCTTATGGTGATTTGTCTTTATAGACAATTTGCAGCATTTTTATAGAgacattaaattataaatgtcTTACGGTGAGATTTGTCTTTACAAACAACTTACATGACATTAAATTAATGAAAACCATAACAAACTagtgtagaaaaaaatagaaaaaaaatatcattatactAACAATCATTGAACTCAAGGCTTATTAGCCTGAGAGTTCTTTATCTATCATTCACCTAGTCATCTAGATCTCAGGTGATTACTTGTTTATTAATATCgtatattacatatatttagtTATGTAGTATCTATTAACATCCACTTAAGTGTCTTTAAGAAAGTTAAAATGTCTCAATAAAATGCTGATACATATGAAGCATATTATAAAGTGCcacaaaaattcatatataagattaatttagcaaaataggTTAGAAAACTGCCTTTAAATTGTCTCTAGGGTAAAAACATTATTGACAATTTGTAAAATGGCTCTAAACAATGTCTCCGGGTTATAGGAATCTTAATTTTGGAggtatttttcaatttatctCTACAAAAGTGACATGTATAAAAAGATTTTTCTTGAGACAATTCGTTGGTTTTAAGGTGATGTCCACTTATTTCTTATGTAGGATtaaacaagatcaaacaaacctagtAGAAATGGGTGAATGgtagaaaaaatcaaaacataaaaatctttcgtgaaataaaagattagCTCTACCAGTGAACTTGACAAAAACTTGCTACCTTTGGTCACACCGCTCATGTGCCGTCGATCAGACTTTCGAAACCCAGAAAAACACCAGTAGATAAAAACAGAAGAATTACGAGTAAAGTACATAGCCGGTCTTTAAACTCGTGGCCCGATATCACTTAGTTCcgtaaatttagaaaatgcacTTTTAGGTctatgaacttattttaatgtaccattCAGGTctatgaacttattttaaatgtaccatccaggttCATGAACTGgttttaatgtatcatccaggtccataattttaaacattaaaacaagttcatggatcAAAACGTGcactttctaagtttatgaacCTAAGTGATACGACACCACAAGTTTAAAGACCGACCACGTGTTTACTCTTGAATTATCTTGATTTTATTGTATCGACTAGTATTTACAAAATACACCAACAACACtcatctcaaaatttttaatctaaaatcgTAAACTATTCAAAACCTCTAATTTTCTATCATCTAAATCTAAaccttaaaaaaacacaccagAGACATACCTCtcgatatatatttatagcaaaATATTCATTCTAACAAGGAATAAGACTTAGAACTCATCTCTCTACAATTAtctcctaaaaaaatttcaatccATAATAAATTCATGTTGCATTGACGCGGACTCAAAATCCATCGAATCCTCGCGAACGAAGGTTGTCTTGCATAGGCCAACCGGCCCactagtacgtacgtacatacaGATGCAACGTGCAGGAGTACATGCGTGCTACAGTACCTCGGCATGCTGTAGCacgtttttctttcttttttttaatttcttcatcAACCAATCTGCaattttcatcaattttttctcataattttttcaGGCGCTCCCACACACAAATATGAAGTCCGTTACACATCCATCCTCATACGGTGTTCTTCACCATGTATCATCTTTTATTCAGTATCATCATCCGGCGTTCTTGATGGTCTGGATCTTAGATTCTCTCTAAGCCTAATTATGATCCCGTTAACGTTGACATCCAAGTCACCTGCTCACATAGAAATAGCAACACACCCATATTAATCACACATACTCACATCaacatcttaattatttttaaaccaaattctatttataaatcaactcgcaagccaattgttcataacaaaatattaattatgacTATGATTACATCTTACATCTTACTTAGTCAGTTAATTATCTattattactttttaaaaagtagTTGTCTATGATATGTTATTTCATAACCATATAAGTTTTAACTTGAACTACACAGGTTGAACCAGAATGAACAAATAAACGATCCCCGACATTTCTATACATATGTACAGGTTTAAAAGATCAACTCATTGCCTTCCTGCCTCAGCTGCCTGCGAGAGCGAGACGGAGACTTCCCGCAGCTCTGTTCTGCAAGCAACCGGGATCTTGTGGGTAGATATGCTAATGCGGGCGATGCATATACCGTCACGGCGGGCCAGGCTTCCACTCCGTAGCTCGGTCCTGAGAGGCTGAGACTTTTCGTGAGGCGCTGACGACTTGTAAAACTGTAGCGTGaagtaaaattattatacTTTGACTGGTGCCAAGTAACCAAGTTGCCTATGCTTTGGTGGCAGGtaagatatgaattttttattttttaaatatttttaataaataattttattagtagACCTAGGAGAAAAATAGTTTCAAATTGGTGTAGCAAGTCAACGCTGCCACATCATCGACACTGTCGTGCcaacattgtcttgccacgttACGATACCGACAATGACATGAACAAAAGGTTAAtacagtaaaaatatttttatttaaggtttagtgataaaattatttatgaaaaagttttaaaaaataaaaaaaattattcccACTGTGTGAAGATTAtggcccgtttagttcctaatttttttcaaagacatcacatcaaatttttagacatctaaatataatatagataaaaaactaattgtctAGTTAGAGAAGAAATCGTTAGACCAATCTTTTGAGCCGAAtcagtccatgattagcctaagtgctataataacccacatgtgccattgacggattaattagtcttaaaaaattcgtctcgtaattTCTAGacgagctataaaatttatttttcatcgtatCCAAAAACCTATTTTGACGACCCGACGTGACACATAAAATCTTTCCTTCACTAAAACGGGGACCTTATTCGTGTGCTTGTTCTGAATCTTGTGCTTGCGTCACTGAGTTGTTCACGATCAGCGTCCCATGTGATGTTTACGTAAGCCGTGACGAAGGCGCTATCTTATGGGGATTCATGGCCTGGCGATCACactgattttaagatttttattacggtttatttttagattttgctTGTCGATTAagaagaacatatatatatatatataatataaagttaaaattattttctatttgtaactattttatttgacattatagctgaaaaagacaaacgataACCCCATATTCTCTCCAGTATACTGTATCAGGAGGCAGTAAGTTTAATCGTCAGCACGCAGCGCAGTTATTTAAGTTGATTACAAGTAAGAGTATCTTTTTTAGTACAAGATACTGCCAATTGCCAAAGACGAGAGAGGTAACTCCAGCCCAATTATTCAAAGCTCTTACCGTCTTAGGACGTAATATACTTGGACGGCACCCCAAGCAACTGGGGAGATGTCGCCAACTCAGATACGACTCTCGTAATCTAGTCTTCCTCGATGGTTCCAACCGACGGCGAGAGATCAGAAGCAATTTGGACTGGACCCCATAAAATGGGTGGCTCTGCTCTTCTGTAGAGCACAAGGCTTTCAGGCATATCATATGAAGTTCTGAACACTAGCAAGTTCTACACTAAGCTTACCTACTCTGCTCCAGAGCAAGAAGCTACTAGCTGATCACTAGCTCAGACATGACCATCAAGGATGAGCAGCAGCCACTGCACATCCTCTTCTTCCCGTTCCTCGCGCCTGGCCATCTTATCCCAGTCGCCGACATGGCCGCGCTCTTCGCCGCTCGCGGCGTCAGGTGCAGCATCCTCACCACCTCGGCCAACGCCGCCGTCATCCGCTCGGCCGTGGACCGTGCCAACGACTCCTTCCGTGGGAGCGGTGGTGGCCTGGCGATCGACCTCGTCGTCGTGCCCTTCCCGGACGTTGGGCTCCCGCCGGGCGCCGAGAGCGGCACGGCGCTTTCGTCCCAGGAAGACCGCGACAGGTTCTTCCTTGCCATCATGCGGCTCCGGGAGCCCTTCGACCGGTTCCTGTCGGAGAaccgcgccgacgccgtcgtggtGGGCAGCTTCTTCAGGTGGGCCGCggaagccgccgccgagcacaGCGTCCCGCATCTGGGGTTCCTCGGCACCAGCGTGTTCGCGAGGTCCTGCACCAACAGCGTGGTGTGCAACAACCCGATGGAGGCCGCCCCCGAAGATCCTGACGCCGTCGTTACCTTGCCGGGGCTGCCGCACCGTGTCGAGCTGAGGCGGAGCCAAATGATGGACCCCAAGAAGCGGCCGGACCACTGGGAGTTGCTCAAGAGCATAAACTCCGCCAGCCAGAGGAGCTTCGGCGAATTGTTTAACAGCTTCCACGAGCTGGAGCCGGACTACGTCGAGCACTACCGCACGACGCTCGGCCGCCGCTCATGGCTCGTCGGGCCGGTCGCTCTTGCCAACAAGGACGCGGCGGTGAGAGGCACCAGCGAGCTCTCGCCGGACGCGGACGGCTACCTGCGGTGGCTCGACGCGAAGCCACACGGCTCGGTGGTGTACGTCTCCTTCGGCACGCTGTCCAGCTTCTCGCCGGCGGAGATGCGGGAGCTCGCCCGAGGCCTCGACCTCTCAGGCAGGAACTTCGTGTGGGTAATCAACGGCGCGGACGCCGACGCATCGGAGTGGATGCCCGAAGGCTTCCCCCAGCTGATCTCGCCAcgcggcgaacgcggcctcacAATCCAAGGCTGGGCGCCGCAGATGCTCATCCTGAACCACCCTGCCGTCGGCGGGTTCGTCACACACTGCGGGTGGAACTCAACGCTGGAGGCCGTGACCGCCGGCGTGCCGTTGGTTACCTGGCCACGGTACGCCGACCAGTTCTACAACGAGAAGCTCATCACGGAGGTGCTCaaggtcggcgtcggcgtcggctccATGGACTTCGCGTCGAAGCTGGAGAACCGCCGGGTAGTGATCGGCGGCGAAGTGGTCGCGGGAGCCATAGGGAGAGTGAtgggcgagggcgaggagggcgAGGCGATACGGAAGAAGGCGGCGGAACTAGGCGCGAAGGCGAGGGGCGCGCTGGAGAAGGGCGGATCTTCGTACGATGACGTTGGACGTCTGATGGACGAGTTGATGGCTCGCCGGAGCTCCTTCAATGTATGAAACTATAGGACTTGTgtagttactaaatttttttttcaaaaacatcacatcaaatttttatatctaaataaattattaaatatagataaattaaaaaattatttacacagttatagaagaaatcttgagacgattcttttgagcctaattagtctatgattaactataagtgctacagtaatcaacatgtgctaatgacggattaattaggctcaaaagattcgtctcgtggttttcaagctagccgtgaaattcgtttttttatttatatcaaaaaccCTTTACATccaatcaaacgtttgacgtgacacttcttcaaaaaattttatagcgcTGCAACATGGGGATTGGACGCATGAAGGCGATCGGACATTCGGACAgattcagagttcagactaTTGTCCTTCTCGTTAGAGACAGAGACTGAGGCATCgtttagtttgaaatttttttaaaaaaaacatcacatcaaaactttaaacatatatttaaaatattagacgtagtttaattataaaataaattttagatttcacctgtaaaaccgcgagacgaatcttttgagtctaattaatccgtcttTAGCAcaggttggttactgtagcacttatggctaatcacgtcctaattaggctcaaaaaattcgtctcactatttcctccataactgtgtaattagttttaatgattatatatatttaatgctttatttagatgttcaaaaattcgatgtgatgtttttcggAACTAAATAGGGcgtcataaaaaaaacatgtcgaGGTACCAGTGCTTctaggtaccaaatcatttcttatcattggatctagctgagtagtccaacgatttggtaccacgagatACCGgcatctcgagatactttttgttactttttgttggactataaaattgttctccccaaaaacatcatatcgaatctttggacatctaaatgaagcattaaatatagatgaacattaaaactaattacacggaTATGgtgaaaatcgtgagacgatttttgtaagcctaattagtacatgattagttataagtgctacaatatcatatatttgctaataacaaattaattagactcaaaagattcgtcttatgattttcagacggaatctaaaatttattttataattagactttatttaatactttaaatttattttataactaaacggggccttaaaATGGGAAACAATGAATTGTTTCGTACTATTCCACTTGAACGCGAAAGGAATGAATTGTCAAACAATGATGGGAGTAGGTACCGCGCTGAGCTCTGCATCTTGTGGTAGGCTACCGCAAGTGCGGAATGTCAGAACAAGATCGGCAGTCTCGAGCACGCAGCTCGCCAGCAATGGCTGTCAGCGAGGGGGAGCAGCAGCCGCTCCACATCCTCTTCTTCCCGTTTATCGCGCACGGCCATCTCATTCCAGTGGCCGACATGGCCGCGCTTTTCGCCACTCGCGGCGTCAAGTGCACCATCCTCACCACCCCAGCCAACGCCGAAGTTATCCGCCCAGCTGTGGACCGTGCCAACGACGCCTCCCGTGCCACCGGCGCCCCGGAGATCAGCATCACGCTCTTCCCCTTCCCCGACGTCAGCCTCCCGCCGGGCGTCGAGAACATCCCAAGCATGTCCATGGCCGACCGGGACAAGATGAGCAAAGCGTTCCCGCTGTTTCGTGAGCCATTCGACCGGTTCTTGGCCGAGCATCACCCAGACGCCGTCGTGGCCGACAGCTTCTTCCCCTGGTCCGCGGATGCCGCCGCGGAGCACGGCGTCCCGCGACTGTCGTTCCTCGGCAGCAGCCTGTTCGCGCGGGCCTGCACCGACAGCATGCTTCGCAACAACCCGGTGGAGGCCTCCCCCGACGACCCCGACGCCATCGTTTCCTTGCCGGACATGCCGCACCGCGTCGAGCTGAGGCGGAGCCAGATGATGGACGCCAAGAAGCACGCGGACGATTGGGCCTACCTCCAACTCGTGAACGCCGCAGACCAGAGGAGCTTCGGCGAGTTGTTCAACAGCTTCCACGAGATGGAGGCGGACTACGTCGAGCACTACCACGCCAAGATTGGCCGCCGCGCGTGGTTCCTGGGGCCGGTGGCGCTTGCCACCAAGGGCATGGCGGCGAGGCAACGCACCGGCCACCTCTCGCCGGACGCGGAACGCTGCCTGCGATGGCTCGACCAGAAGGCGGCCGGCTCAGTCGTCTACATCTCGTTCGGCACGCTGGCCCGTCTA
This is a stretch of genomic DNA from Oryza brachyantha chromosome 1, ObraRS2, whole genome shotgun sequence. It encodes these proteins:
- the LOC102700189 gene encoding scopoletin glucosyltransferase-like; the protein is MTIKDEQQPLHILFFPFLAPGHLIPVADMAALFAARGVRCSILTTSANAAVIRSAVDRANDSFRGSGGGLAIDLVVVPFPDVGLPPGAESGTALSSQEDRDRFFLAIMRLREPFDRFLSENRADAVVVGSFFRWAAEAAAEHSVPHLGFLGTSVFARSCTNSVVCNNPMEAAPEDPDAVVTLPGLPHRVELRRSQMMDPKKRPDHWELLKSINSASQRSFGELFNSFHELEPDYVEHYRTTLGRRSWLVGPVALANKDAAVRGTSELSPDADGYLRWLDAKPHGSVVYVSFGTLSSFSPAEMRELARGLDLSGRNFVWVINGADADASEWMPEGFPQLISPRGERGLTIQGWAPQMLILNHPAVGGFVTHCGWNSTLEAVTAGVPLVTWPRYADQFYNEKLITEVLKVGVGVGSMDFASKLENRRVVIGGEVVAGAIGRVMGEGEEGEAIRKKAAELGAKARGALEKGGSSYDDVGRLMDELMARRSSFNV
- the LOC102699907 gene encoding MYB-like transcription factor EOBI; this translates as MAGGMCSRAGEPAVRKGPWTLEEDLILVSYISQNGEGSWDNLARSAGLNRNGKSCRLRWLNYLRPGVRRGSITPEEDIVIRELHSRWGNRWSKIAKHLPGRTDNEIKNYWRTKIHRKPRRSQLQEPEPEPCEDAMATSESASASSSQSLSQASSTVWDEHMQTSSSFPHPELLGSVAAADHHLGMAVLDEVAAEHFIPPEFTFSEGLIDFVDNFWETMPVSDMV
- the LOC102700472 gene encoding scopoletin glucosyltransferase-like; the protein is MSEQDRQSRARSSPAMAVSEGEQQPLHILFFPFIAHGHLIPVADMAALFATRGVKCTILTTPANAEVIRPAVDRANDASRATGAPEISITLFPFPDVSLPPGVENIPSMSMADRDKMSKAFPLFREPFDRFLAEHHPDAVVADSFFPWSADAAAEHGVPRLSFLGSSLFARACTDSMLRNNPVEASPDDPDAIVSLPDMPHRVELRRSQMMDAKKHADDWAYLQLVNAADQRSFGELFNSFHEMEADYVEHYHAKIGRRAWFLGPVALATKGMAARQRTGHLSPDAERCLRWLDQKAAGSVVYISFGTLARLLAAELREIARALQLTGTNFLWIITREDTDASEWMPEGFADLVARGERGLIVRGWAPQVLVLNHPAVGGFVTHCGWNSVLEAVCAGVPMVTYPRYTDQFYNEKLIVETLKVGVGVGAGDFASFMDDRSQVIEGEVIAEAIETVMGEGEAIRRNVKELSEKARSAVQEGGSSYDDAGRLLDELMARRSSATA